The nucleotide sequence TAAATAGGTTTACCAAGGTATTTTAGACTTAAACGGATTTGATGCTTACGTCCTGTTTTAATTTCTGCAATTTGTTTATTACCATCTAAATAAAAAATCGTCTTTGCATATTTATAACCATTTTTTGCTTTTGGTGATGTCTTTATTTTTCCGTCGGATTGTTTATAAAAATATAATTCTAATTCTAAATACGGGAGATTAAAGTCACTTTTAAATAAGTATCTTTTAATAAAATGATGATTATTTTCATTAAAAGCAACCAATGTGGCATAATTTTTAGCATAAACAATTAAGCCACTTGTTTCCTTATCCAATCTACCAATATGACTAGGTTTAAAACTGTCTATATTTTGATAATTTAGATATGAAAGTATTTGATTATCTAAGCAATTAGTTTCGCTATGTACTACTACACCTGATTTTTTATCTATTATTAAAATATTATTATCTTCATAAATTATTTTGAAATCATAAGAAATCTTTTGAAATGTTTCAGGTTTTTTTAGGTCATTGACACCATAAATTACTATAGAATCACCTAAATTAACAACTTGATCTTTCGTTACTTTTCTATTTTGATTAACTTTGATATCTTTTTTACGAAAAAGTTTTTCTATCCTACTAAGTGGAAGATTATTTAGATACTTGCATAATAATTTATATAAAGTTCTTCCAGCATCATTTTCAGTTGCAATAATTTCGTACATTTTACTCCTAATTTAATTATTAAATTATACATTAATATTTTTAGCACTGCTATCGATAAACATTGAAAAAAACAAAAGCACGTCATTATCACGCACCTTTGTTTTTTTGGTTCACAAATTCTTGGTATAAATCTTCTCAAATTTCATTCCCTTGATTTACTTCAATAAAATGATGTCCTCAAATAATAAAGTAAAATAAGTATATTTGAATTTTCTTAATTAAGGTTAAATAATTCATTTTTGAATAGTTCAACATAACGCCAAATTTTTTATTAACTGAAAAATCAATACAAAGCTTTATGTTAGCATCTCTATTTTCGGAATATTCTTTATCAAAGAAATAATCAGTATCATCAAAAATAAAATGCTTTAAATAACTGCGAAAAATTTTTTTATATTTTATATATTTATAGAAAAATATAAAAGAAATTAATAAAATCATTAATATAAATAGACCTCATAAAATAAAAAACGAAATATGAATACTATATTTTATCTTAAAAAATAAACCAATACCTAAAATTATTATTAAAATGTTACCAATAACTAAATTAATTATAAAATTAGTTAAATAACTATTTACAAAAGCGGACGCCCCTCTCTTAAAATAACTATGAACTTTTAATTCTTTATTGTGATAAATCAAAATATCTCATTTTTTAAAAAGTATTTTGGTTATATTGACTTTAGTGAACATATTAGAAGAGAAATGAGCAATAAAGGCAGTCAAAATAATTAAAATAGTAACAAAAATTATTATAAATATTAAATCATTCATGTTCGCTCACTTTATTTATTAAAGAAATTTGCTAAATCTTGATAAAGACCTCGATAATATCTGTCATATACATTTGATTTGTTTAAATGCATATTAGCTATAAAAAAGAAATAAATATAATAGCATTTTTGCTCGTCCTTAAATCTTTTTTTAAGTTTTTTCACATTAAAAATATAGATTAAATATTTAAAACTGATCTGGAATGGAACTATATAATTAATAGGTTGAAACCCGTTATTTATATACTTTTTATCAAATACTTCAACATTATCATCAAAACCTTTTTCTAATATTAAATTTTCTTGTTTTTTGATAGCTTTATTTACGTTGCGATGTGCTAGAATCATTGAATCGATATTAATAAAATATCTTAAAAGAAGAATAACAAAGAATATTATAGAACCCAAAAAAGCAGAATATGAAATTGAATTAGCATTAGTATCCTCTAAAGTTAAAGCAGAAATTGCTATATATCCAACAGCGAATATAAGAAAAATAATTATATAAAAAACTAAAATCATAATTCTCTTTGATTTTATCTTAAGATATTCATCTTTTAAGTAGTAAAATCCTTTGACAAAATTACTGTGATATTTTTGTGGATTAATTTCTATTTGTCTAATATATGTTGTTTCAAATAAAAAATTAAAAAGGTTTCCGTTCGTAGTTTTTCATTTTAAAAAAGATAGAATGTAGCGAAATGTAATACCAAAAACCAAGAAAAAAATTAATAATTTTCAAAAGATTGAATCCATTTTAACCTAAATTATCCCACTTTATTTTATTAGGTAATTTTCTTATATATCAATCATTAATTCTAGGATTAAAAACCTTTGTTAAACCTATTTTATGTAATTGCTGTTTTGTTTTAGTTAAAAGTTGTTTTTTAAATAAGACTTTTTTTAATCTTCTGACAAAACTTGAAATTTTTGAAAATCTACCTAGTGCTTCTTTTAAATTAACATGAATAACTTCTTTGAATTTTTCTCACACTAGATAGAACTTTGAATCAACTTCTTTATACCCTCGAGGTTCATGTGTTTGTACGACTACATTTGCTAAACCAACCACTCCATCAATTGGTTCGCCTAATTTAAATAATAAATTTTTCATATTTTATCTTTCGTTATTTTTAAAATGATTTTTTTATCAAAGTTATTTAATTTTTAATTCAGTAACTTTATTTTTAATTTAAACTTTTATATAAAAATTTTGTAACTTTAACTTTCTCTATTAATGTTTTTAAAACTATTTTTCAATCAATTCATTTCATTTATTTACAAAGCTCTGGTATAAATTTTCATAAATTAATGATCCTTGGTTAATCTCATTAAAATGATATCCATAAATCAAAAAATATCATATTTGAAATCTTTTTAAATCACTTACATAAAACAAAATCCTACAATAGCTAATAAGTATTTTGTAGTTTAAACTAATTCTTTTTTTTAATACCCAATGTCACATCAAATAAATTCATTTCACTAAAGTTTTTTACAACTTGATATTCTTTATCAAAGTGAAAACCATTATTATCAAAGTTTAAATAATTTATCTTTAATTTTCATTGCTTCTTTTTATCAAAATACTGAAATAAATTTATAAAAACCATAATTAAGCTTAATAAAATCAAAATATATAGTGAAATAAGATAATAATTTGTTGTAACCGGAAACTTTGTAGTTTTTAAATCTATAACAATATATAGTATTGATATCAAAATAATTATAAAATCAAATAATGCAATCCTTAAAAATGCTTTAATTACTAAAATTCCACCCTGCTTATATATGTTATTTATAGTTATTCCTCTAAGAGTTGTTAATATAAACAATCTTTTTAATGCTATATTAACTTTTGTTTTTAATCAACTATAAAGGCCCATCAACATTAGTCAAA is from Mycoplasmopsis mustelae and encodes:
- a CDS encoding RluA family pseudouridine synthase, whose product is MYEIIATENDAGRTLYKLLCKYLNNLPLSRIEKLFRKKDIKVNQNRKVTKDQVVNLGDSIVIYGVNDLKKPETFQKISYDFKIIYEDNNILIIDKKSGVVVHSETNCLDNQILSYLNYQNIDSFKPSHIGRLDKETSGLIVYAKNYATLVAFNENNHHFIKRYLFKSDFNLPYLELELYFYKQSDGKIKTSPKAKNGYKYAKTIFYLDGNKQIAEIKTGRKHQIRLSLKYLGKPIYGDIKYGGKRANRLMLHSYYLKIDSLTGNLSYLNGFEFYSKPKL